In one Heterodontus francisci isolate sHetFra1 chromosome 16, sHetFra1.hap1, whole genome shotgun sequence genomic region, the following are encoded:
- the LOC137378318 gene encoding PHD finger protein 20-like — MSRRPPSRRGITFEVGARLEARDRLKKWYTAHIEKIDYEEGKVLIHFKRWNHRYDEWFSWDSVYLRPLERPLLRKEGAKLDEPTVEFRPSEQVLACWSDCRFYPAKVISVNKDASYTVEFYDGVVQTVKKIHVKSVPKTSREKNAASGRNKENGSHSARRRERLREKASSSLIVERARENKVVEKKEEEAKPAPQDVEQKTLHETSQEQATQLKSSPQPSSQKSSPSSSEMGKPEEKRKRGRPPSVGLAGSHSKGLHLRRIADCFHHAKWVQDLERESLPSPVSFQPKQTRLARCQCQILFDNAPVKGTLERCTYVKGTISMLVVVLCNTLLWRYTWGINFMCGLQVKWNQSLQS; from the exons ATGTCCAGAAGACCCCCCAGCAGGCGCGGTATTACATTCGAGGTGGGCGCTAGGCTTGAAGCACGCGATAGGCTGAAAAAATG GTACACGGCACACATAGAAAAGATCGATTATGAGGAGGGAAAGGTGCTGATCCATTTCAAGCGCTGGAATCATAGATACGACGAATGGTTCAGCTGGGATAGCGTGTACTTACGACCTTTAGAAAGGCCGCTGCTGCGGAAAGAAGGGGCGAAGCTGGACGAGCCGACTGTG GAGTTCCGCCCCAGCGAACAGGTGTTGGCTTGCTGGTCTGACTGTCGCTTCTACCCGGCCAAAGTTATTTCGGTCAACAAGGATG CTTCTTACACGGTGGAGTTCTACGATGGAGTCGTTCAAACTGTGAAGAAAATCCATGTCAAATCTGTTCCCAAGACCTCAAGGGAGAAG AATGCAGCAAGTGGGAGGAATAAAGAAAACGGCTCCCACAGTGCCAGGCGAAGGGAGAGGTTGCGTGAGAAAGCCTCCTCGTCCCTCATCGTCGAGCGGGCCAGGGAGAACAAGGTTGTTGAGAAAAAAGAGGAAGAGGCAAAGCCAGCGCCGCAGGACGTGGAGCAAAAGACTTTGCACGAAACCTCCCAGGAACAGGCCACTCAACTAAAGAGCTCTCCGCAGCCCTCATCGCAGAAGAGCTCACCATCTTCCAGTGAGATGGGCAAACCAGAGGAGAAAAGGAAACGTGGGAGGCCTCCATCTGTGGGACTTGCAG GTAGTCATTCTAAGGGGCTGCATCTCCGAAGGATCGCAGACTGCTTCCATCACGCCAAGTGGGTTCAGGATCTGGAAAGAGAAAGTCTGCCCTCACCTGTCTCATTCCAGCCAAAGCAAACCAGGCTAGCAAGGTGTCAG tgtcagattttgtttgataacgctcctgttaaAGGCACCTTGGAACGTTGTACTTACGTTAAAGGCACCATATCAATGCTAGTTGTTGTGCTATGCAACACACTGCTGTGGCGTTACACATGGGGCATTAATTTTATGTGTGGTCTTCAGGTCAAGTGGAACCAGAGCTTACAGAGCTGA